TACTTGTTGGCCGGCGCTGCCTACCGCGAAAGCGAGCTGACGAACGTCAACATTAGTCCCATGGGGCTGCTTAGGTGTGGGGAGATGATGTTCGTTTAGATGCTGCCAGCCCCCAGCCGCCAGCCGCCAGGAGATGTCGCTTGTGATTTGTGATTTGCGAGCCGTAAGCTGTCGATACACATCCCCCTTGCCTCCTGCATACACTGCTAGAGAGTGTTTTGCGGGAGGCGATACTTTTGTTGCTGCTGTCCGTATTGGCGAGGATACTCGGGCTCTTTGCGGGCTTACGCCTCTTGGTCTCCTATGTTGCCACCAATTCGTTTCCGCAGCCTTTATCCGAGAGCGAGGAACAGCGGTATCTGCGCCAATGGAAGGAGGGCGACTGGCAAGCGCGCGGCATCCTCATCGAACACAATTTGCGCTTAGTGGCCCATATGGTGAAGAAATACGACTCTAGCCCCGTAGAACAAGAAGACCTTATATCCATCGGCACTATCGGCTTGATTAAGGGAGTTAACACCTTTGACATGCACAAGGGCATCCGGCTCGCGACGTATGCCGCGCGCTGCATAGACAACGAGATACTGATGCACCTAAGGGCAACGAAGAAGTTACGCGCAATGATATATCTCAACGAGCCGACAGGGGTAGACAAAGAAGGAAATGAGCTTACTCTGATAGAAACACTATCTAACAACGAAGAGCCGCTCGCCGACACGGTCGAGACAGCACTGCAGCAGGAGCGGCTACAACAGCTGTTGGCGCGCCTTGACCGACGCGAACAGGTGGTGCTGATGCTGCGTTTTGGCCTCGTTGACGGAGTTAGGCTTACTCAACGCGAGATTGCCCGCGAACTCAAGATTTCACGTTCCTATGTCTCCCGCATCGAAAAAAAAGCCATGCAACGCCTCTACAGCGAGGTGTGTAAGGAGGGGGGGTTTTGAAAGAATAGCCGCCAGCCGCCAGCCGCCGGCCGCCAGCCGCCAGCTTTGAGCTGTGAGCGGTGAGCTGGGGCAATCATGAATCAGGAATCGTGAATCATGAACTTAGGGAAGGCAGTGAGCTTTGAGCTGTGAGCGATGAGCTGGGGCAATCATGAATCAGGAATCGTGAACCATGAACTTAGGGAAGGCAGTGAGCTTTGAGCTGTGAGCGGTGACGCACGGGGTGGAAAGGTGGAAAGGTCAAAGGGGAACGGGTTCCTGCTAGCATGCCTCCGTCTCCACGAAGTGCTAAGTGCTAAGTGCTAGGCGCATTACCTTTTGACTTGCCAGGCTATATGCTACACTAGCTTCGAGGTGAACACATGAAGTACTTGCTGCCCTCTATGTATGTAGAAAGCATCTACCACATCGACCTAGCGAAGCTACGCGCGCGCGGCATAGACACCATCATCTCTGACCTCGATAACACCTTGGTGCCGTGGGTAGAAAACAAAGTCAACCCCGAGCTCAAGCAGTGGCTAGAGAACCTTAAGGCGCAGGGCTTTAAGGTTTGTTTGGTGTCTAACGCTCTGGAGAGGCGCATCGCGCACTTTCGCACCGAGCTTAATGTGCCCGGCCTTAGTCGCGCCAACAAGCCCTCGCGCAAAGCCTTTCGGCAGGCCTTAGCGCTCCTTGGCAGCCGACCTGAAACGACAGCCATGATTGGCGACCAAGTCTTCACCGATGTCTTGGGCGGCAATCGCTTAGGGCTCTTTACTATCCTCGTGGTGCCGCT
This is a stretch of genomic DNA from Selenomonadales bacterium. It encodes these proteins:
- a CDS encoding YqeG family HAD IIIA-type phosphatase, whose product is MKYLLPSMYVESIYHIDLAKLRARGIDTIISDLDNTLVPWVENKVNPELKQWLENLKAQGFKVCLVSNALERRIAHFRTELNVPGLSRANKPSRKAFRQALALLGSRPETTAMIGDQVFTDVLGGNRLGLFTILVVPLSDRDFFTTRIVRIFERWVLRHMARGKE
- the sigK gene encoding RNA polymerase sporulation sigma factor SigK, encoding MLSVLARILGLFAGLRLLVSYVATNSFPQPLSESEEQRYLRQWKEGDWQARGILIEHNLRLVAHMVKKYDSSPVEQEDLISIGTIGLIKGVNTFDMHKGIRLATYAARCIDNEILMHLRATKKLRAMIYLNEPTGVDKEGNELTLIETLSNNEEPLADTVETALQQERLQQLLARLDRREQVVLMLRFGLVDGVRLTQREIARELKISRSYVSRIEKKAMQRLYSEVCKEGGF